The Candidatus Cloacimonadaceae bacterium genome contains the following window.
GCTTCCAGTTGCTCTCCACCCCACCTCACGGTGACGCAGTTACCTTCGGCTACAGAGTTTTAACGGTGCTCTGAACAGGACTTTCACCTGTCTGATATGTATCGCTCACAGGCGCACGAACGCCGACGTCCCCGTCGGCGAGATTTGCGATGGAACTGCGGACAAGAACCGACGGGGACGTCGGTAATTCCATAATCATGGAACGTCTCATCATGATCCACCTTACAGGAGCTATATAACGGACAGTCTTCAATCAACAACCAAATTTCTTGTGTTCAACACGAAAAAGAGGTTGACAGGATTCATGCCAGTATAAGACTTGCCGCATAAAAAGAAACACAACTAAAATTGGAAACATGGTATTATATCTTGGTGATTGTCTTGATGTATTAACTCGGATTGAATCGGATTGCGTCGATCTGATCGTCACGTCCCCGCCATACGCAGATAGCCGAAAGAATACCTATGGGGGGTTATCTCCCGATCATTACAATGCCTGGATGTTGCCAATATGCGATGAATTGTTCAGAGTTTTGAAACCGAATGGAACTTTCATACTCAATATCAAGGAGAAGGTGATCAACGGCGAGCGGCACACTTATGTGCTTGAGCTGATATTAGAGCTAAGGAAACGTGGAAGGCTTTGGACTGAGGAGTTTATCTGGCATAAAAAAAAACTGTTATCCGGGGAAATGGCCAAATCGGTTTCGTGATGCATGGGAAAGACTATTACAGTTCAATAAAAACCGGCTCTTCAAAATGTATCAGGATGATGTCAAAGTCCCGATCGGGGACTGGGCTAAGAACAGATTGGATAACTTGAGCGCAACGGATAAAACACGTGATATATCAAAGGTTGGCAGTGGATTTGGCAAGAACGTTTCAAATTGGGTGGGCAAAGAAACCGTCTTTCCAACAAATGTACTTCATTTGGCGACTGAGTGTGGAAACAGAAATCATAGCGCAGTTTTCCCGTACGCCTTGCCAGAGTGGTTCATCAAGTTATTCACTCGTGAAGGCGATCTGGTGCTGGATCCTTTCATGAGCTCAGGTACCACAATCAAGGCAGCTAAACAATTGAACCGGAGAGCGATCGGGATTGACGTTAATGCTGAATACTATAGTCAGGTCAGAAACTACTGCGGTTATGCTAACCCCACAATTTTGAGAGCTTACCCTGATCAGTTTCTGGAGAAATGAAAGGTGTCAAATTCATATCCCACATTCACATAGAACAAGGCATTGCCTTTTTCGCGGATAGCGGTGCTGACGCGGATGGGGCCGAAGAACGTTTTGACCCCCAATTCTGAATACAGCGCCCAGGTGACGTCATCCTGTGTCCAGTCGTCGACACTGGCATAGTTCAAGCCTTGTAAAGCAAAGGTATTGAATACGTTACGATGAAATTTTGCCCTGAAAGCAAGCTCATAGATCCTGAAAATCGGAGCGCTGATCTCATACTTCTCGTATCCCCTGAAAGCATGCGATCCGCCGAAATAAAAGGGATCCACTGCCATATCCTCTCCCTTGCTGAAATATGACCCATAATCCAAGGCGAGTTTCATACTGAGAAAATCAAAGAGCGGAGACCAAAGCTCCATTTTGCCCTCAATCCTGCTGTAGATGATATCGCTAATCTCTTTCTGGCGGGAGAAATTGGATTTCATCGAGATTCTGGCGCCATTCATCGGAAAGTAGAAATCATCCAGACTCTCATGATAGATCTTGAGCCCGAAGCCGCTGATGAGATTGTTTTTATCCAGTGGCGCGGTGGCGGAAACATCCCGATACAGACGGTTGCGGTATGAATAGACAAATGCCTCCGCGATGGCGACTTTGTTGGCAAATACCCCCACTCCGCCATTCAGCCCATATTCCAGAGCCATGACGCTGCCGATTTTGATGTTGTCCCGATAGATATAGATCCGGTCTTCATTCAGGTAGGTAAATAAGCGAAAATAGGATCCCCAGAAATCGCCGAAGTTCTTCACGTAATCAAGAACAAGCTCTGTTTTGCCGCCAAGATTGATCGCCGCGCGCAACGATGAGTTCTTTAGTATCTCGTTGTCCATCGTGAAAAGCAGTCCGGCGACAGAGCTACGCTCCGTGGTGTAGCTTGCATTAAAAGCGAGATGTCGGCGTTCCTTTTCCTTTACATAAATGTGCAAATGCCAGCTTCCCTCCTCAGGGATCAAAACGGGATAGATAGTATAAAATAGCTTTGAATTCCATGCGGTGAGGCACTTTTCGACGATCTCGGGGACACCGTATTGATCTCCGATAACGATTCCCATGTAATCCTTGATCTTGGCGCCACTGACATATTTGTTTCCGTGGCAGACGATCTTGGAGACGCGAAACTTGCCAAGTGTGATTGGTGGAATCTGGACTTCCCGATTCGCTGCTCCGATCCCGCAGGAATCGCGGAAAGCGATTAACTTATCAAGATTGAGGCGTGCATATACTTCCCCGGCATCGATTATGGCTTTGAGATTTTTGAAATCGGTGGCTGAAAACTCTGCTAATAGTGGTTCCAGCAAGAAATCGCAATCATCCAAATGTTCTGCCAAATTGCGGGTGATGCCGATATTGATTGTTTGATCGATCACATCGACGAAGCTCTTGATGTTGTCCGCGCCGCGCAGTGTGGAATTGACTTTGAGACCGATCACGACATCGGCACCCATGCTTTTGACGACAGAGACGGGGACGTTTTGTGCGATTCCGCCGTCGATATACTTTTTACCGTCAAATTCGAAAGGTTCGATGATGCTGGGAATGGACATCGACGCCCGCACCGCTTGCATCAACGAGCCTTTGTCGAATATTACGGGAATACCGCTGATCAAATCCGTCGCCACGCAGGCAAAGGGAATCGGCAAGTCCGAGAAATCCCGATATTGCGATGCATCCGCGTATAGCTCAAAAAGTTTCAGATTGATCGAATTACCTATAAAAACGCTGGTGGGAATGACGTGATCCCATTGCTCATCAAAGCTGAGATTGATGTTGCCATAAGGAGCCCAGCGTTTTTGACCGATGTAGAGATCTTTGCGTTGATAACTATCGTCAAAAAGCTCCCGCCAATCCAATTGAAGCGCGAGTTCTTCGATCTCCGAGGCGCTGTAGCCCATGGAGTAAAGCGCTCCGATGATGGCTCCGATGCTGGTTCCGGCAACGTAGTCCGGCTTGAAGCCGGTTTCTTCCAAGACCTTGAGAATGCCAATGTGGGCATAGCCCCTCGCCCCTCCACCACTCAACGCGTAGCCGAGTTTGGCAGCGGATAGGGAAACAAACAGGAAAAAACTCAAGCTCATCAAGACAAGCTTGAGTTTATGATCTTTGCACATGATTCCTAAATGTCGATACCACCGGGATCAGAAACGTTCAGGCTGTCCGCAGGTGTTGGTTTTTCCGCGCTCTTTCGTGGTTTGAAGACGAATTCCAATCTGCCGAATATGCAGTTTGCCTCGATAAAGACCGGTTCGAGACTTGTGCTTTCGCCATAGCGTTTCGCGTCTGAGCCGAAACCCACATAGCTGTTATTGGGTAGGATCGTGGCGCCAAACACCGTGGTTGGAGTGATTTCGTAAGCAAGGTCAGCGGGTAGAAATACACGTCCTGAGCCAAACACAACCGTGATCTCGAGAGGTTTTGAATCCTGTTTGAGATTCGTCAGATCATAATCCTGCGAGGCAAAGACGGTGGCATACTCTATTTCGTTGCCACTAACGCGTTTGTGTGTGATCCCCGATTTGCGGACTTTGCTTGATCCGCCGATGAGGAGTTTCACACCAAAAAGGATGATGATGACCGCGATAAAGATCTTTGCCAAAGGAAAGTGCACGCCAAATTCCTTTAGGATCAAAGACAATCCGAAGAGTACGATCAGAATGCCCCAAAAGAGGCTGCCAAAGAAAATGTCCATTTTCATCTCCTGCTCCTTAGTTTTGTTAGATGCCTGTTGTATATGCCGCATAGAGGTTTGAAACCGGTATGCGGATGTCTTTATTTATGATCAATTCAGGTGTTTCGATTACTTTGCCGAGATAGTGAATCTCAAGCCCCAGATTGGTCGCCAATTCGGCGATGGAGGAGATGGCGTCTTCGGCACAGGATACGATGACGCGTCCGGTTTTTTCTCCGAACCAGAAAAAATCCGCCCTGCCGGAGATATCCAGATCAAGCACCGCTCCCCTAAGAGTTTTCGGTTTCAGACAGGCTTCAGCGATCGCGGTGAGCAATCCTCCGTCCGAGACATCGTGTGCGGAGAAAATCATGTCTTTTTCAATAAGTTCCACAATCAGATCTATGAGGCGTTTGGCTTGTTCGAGATCGATGGGAGCGATCTTTCCGGCGATGGTGTTGTGGATGGTTTTTAGGTATTCCGATCCGCCGATGTCATTGCTATGACCTCCAAGTAAAAGAATGGCGTCTCCGGTGCGTTCGAAAAACTGCGTCCTGGCTTTTCGGACATCCTGCATCAGACCCAACATGCCGATCACCGGCGTGGGATAGATCGCCCCGCTGGGATTTTCGTTGTAAAATGATACGTTCCCTCCGGTGACAGGTGTTCCCAAAGCACGGCAGGCGTCTCCCATACCACGGATACATTCGCTGAAACTCCAATAAACTTCAGGTTTGTAGGGATTGCCAAAGTTTAGACAATTGGTGACGGCAATCGGCTGCGCGCCGCTGCAGGCAACATTTAAAGCCGCTTCCACGACCGCTGCTTTGGTGCCTTCATAGGGATCGAGAAAACAGTGCCGACTGTTGCAATCCGTTGCCATCGCGATGGCTTTTTTGCTATCCTTGATCGCAATCACCGCCGCATCCGAACCCGGCTCGACGCTTGTTCCGATCTGCACCATGTGGTCATACTGGCGGTAGATTTTCTCTTTGGAAGTGATGTTTGGGCTGGCGAGCAGCTTGGTCAGTACTTCCGTAATGTCCGTAGGTTCAGAAACGGAATGGGTGTCGAAAGCATTGATCGCGTCTTGGTTATCCGGTTTCTTCATATCACGAGTATAGACGGGTGCCTTGCCGCCGAGGATGAGATATTCGGCAGGGATTTCCGCAACCGTGGTTTCATAGTATCTGATGCGTAAAAGCTTGTCTTCGGTCACTTTGCCAATGACGACGGCGTCCAGATCCCACTTGTGAAAGATGTCCTGAATCGCTTGGAAATTCATGGGTTCGACGATGAGCAGCATGCGTTCCTGAGATTCGGAAAGCATTATTTCATAAGGCGTCATGCCGGTTTCGCGTTGGGGAACAAGCGAGACGTCGAGCTCGATTCCCACCTCTCCCTTGCCTGCCATTTCAGAGCTTGAACAGGTCAGTCCCGCGGCTCCCATATCCTGGATAGCAATCACCAGACCTGAATGGATCACCTCCAAAGTAGCTTCCAGTAAAAGCTTCTCGTAGAAAGGATCTCCAACTTGCACTGCCGTGCGCATTTCAGCAGATTCATGGGAAAGCTCGACCGAAGCGAAAGTGGCTCCGTGAATTCCGTCGCGCCCTGTTTTGGCACCGACATAGACGACGAGATTGCCGATTCCCTTGGCTGCGGATTTTGCCAACTGCCCGTGTTTCATCACCCCCACCGCCATTGCATTGACCAAAGGATTCCCTTCATAACAAGGTTCGCAATAGACTTCACCTCCTACCGTTGGAACGCCGAAGCAATTTCCATATTCGGCAATGCCATGCACCACTCCTTCGATCAGATGGCGCACACGGGGATCGGATGGGTCGCCAAACCGCAAGGAATTCAAAGCGGCAACGGGTCTGGCGCCCATGGTGAAAATATCGCGTAGAATACCACCCATGCCGGTCGCGGCTCCATGATATGGTTCCAAAGCAGAGGGATGGTTGTGGCTTTCGATTTTGAAGCAGATAGCGATTCCGTCTCCGATATCTACGACACCTGCGTTTTCGTCTCCGGCTTTGGCAAGGATGTATTCTCCATCGCGGGGCAGGGTCTTCAAGAGCTTGATCGAATTCTTGTAACTGGCATGTTCAGACCACATTACGCTGAAAATACCGATCTCCACCCAACGAGGCGTTCTGCCCAATATGGATTTGATGTATTCATATTCTTCCGCCGAGATTCCGTGTTCGGCAATGAGTGAGTCGGTAATCAGGGGTTCCTGCATCTATATGTCCTTCATGGCTTTATATCTTGTTGGCGCTGAGCAGGTCGATCAAACGGAGGATGCGGTCTTCGATCAGATCAAAGGTACCGCGATAGTTATCCAGTTCCGAACCGTAGGGATCCTTGATATCTCCGCTTTCTCCTACTATTTCGTTCAAGGTCATGATCTTATGCGCTGAATTGGGTTCCCAGTCACGCAGAATATCGCGTTGACGTTCTTCCATGGTCAAAACCCATCTGCCGGCACTGATCAAATCTGACGTAATCTTTTTTGATACATGGCTTTGCGCATCGAGGATGCCTCGTTCCATCAGCAACTGCATGGAGTTGATCGAGATCATGCTTCCGCCCTGTATCAGACCGCAGGAATCGCCGCGGAAATTCATGCCCCGCTCTTTGACCAGATGGTTGAAAAGCTTGTCCGCGATCGGACTGCGGCAGATATTCGCGGTGCAGACAAACATTATCAGCGGTGCATGGAAAGACTCCTTTATCGAGTAGAAAGGAACGGAGCCCTCACGCAGGCATTTGATCTCATCGGTCATGGAATCGCTCTTTTCCGCGGGAATGAATTCCACAACGGTGGAGGGTTTGGGCTCGGGATCGACGTTTCGCATCATTGGAACCAAGCCAAAATCAAACCAGGAATCGTAGCTTTTGGAGATCCGGTTCAGATCGTTTTCCGGGGGCAGAGTTGAGACATTGATACTGGTACTGATCATCGGTTCACCGAGTTGTTCGATGAAAAAGCGCAGCATTGAATCCTGTGGGACGCGAAAGGCGACTTTGCCACCCAGCTCGACTTTCTCGAAGCGCTGATCGGCGCATTCTGTCACAAAGGTGAGATTCCCGGGCCAATACTGACCCATCAGCCCTTTTAGGCTTTTGGGCAGGGAAATCCCGGCATCATCAAACCAGTTGAGATCAGGAACGAGGACAATGAGACCGCTGTTCTCCTTGCGCTGCTTGAGTTTAACGATGCGCTCAAGCGCGTTGCCCGAAGAAAGACGGCATCCGATGCCAAACATCGTGCCAGTGTAATGGAGTATCGTTTTACCCTGTAAATCATCTTTTTGTAAAAACTTGATCAACTTCTGTGGCGGTGGTTCGCGGAGCAGGTTCAAATTATAGTCTCCTTTTTTAATCAAGGTAGGGCAAGGGGTTGATGGCTTTTCCGTCTTTGCGCAGTTCAAAGTGCAACGAGGGTTCGCTGGCGGAACCGGTCATGCCAGATTTGGCGATCACCTGACCCTTTTTGACCTTGGCGCCGCGGCTGACGGAAATGCTGCTATTATACGCGTAAACAGTGAAAAAGCCGTTTTTGTGATCGATGATGACAAGATTCCCCTGTCCGCCGTACCGTTCGGCAAATACGACTTCTCCATCGTCCGCGGCAATGACGTTCGAGCCTTCGGGAGTCGCGATGTCGATGCCGTTGTTGACCACGCTGGTGCCATAGGCGCGGGATTCTTCTCCAAAGGCGCGAATGATCTTTCCACGCACGGGCCAGGCGATCTTTTTGGCGGTGAATTGATATGATTGAGGTTCTTTGCCGCTAACTATGGTGAGTTTGTTGATTAGTGATTCCAGCTCCTGGGCGTCTTTTTTGAGCTTGGCGATCTGGTTTTGCAGGTTTTGCTGTTCGCGAGTAAGCTGCTGTTGCTGCTGCTGCAAGTTTTGCACCTGTCGCCCGTAGGTCTTGCTGGTGACGGTTTCCTTGCGCACTTCGCCCCGAACGCCGATATATTCTTTTTGGTGAAAAACCTTATCCTGCATCAGAGTGATCTGGTATCCGCGCAGGCTGTTGATCTTATTACGCGCGTTGAGGGTCAAAATAGCCATAAAATGGTGGTCGCGGTGCTGCATTTGAGAAGCGCGGTAGGAGCGGTCAATGCGAAGCAGCATGTCCAATTGCACATTTTGCAGTTGATTGAGCTGAGCGATACGATCCCCAACGGATGAAAGTCTGTCGCTGACCGAGCGCAGGGAATCGAGCTTGACTCCCTCTTGCCTGACCAGGGTTTTCAGGTTTTCGTCGGTTCGTCTTTTCAGTGAGGCGGTGCGCTGTATATCGCTTTCGGTTTGTTTCTTTTGGGTTTCAGTTTGTTTGACCTTGGTTTGAGCTGATTCGAGCTTTTTCTGCACCTGTTGGAGTTGTTTCATTTTCTCTTCCAGTTCGTTGCCGATCAGGGCAAGCGTCAGGAAAAACAACAGAAGGACGGATATCAATCGATATAGCATGCTCATGCCTTGTTTTCAGTGCGCAATTCTATATTCGGCGCGATCCGGTTTGGGGGTTTCTGTTCTGCTGTCTGGCATTCTTTATGTTTTGGCATAATCCTCAACCGAATACGATCTTGATCTCCCGTATGGCATGAGCGATTGTGTCGGAGGCGTGCACTGCGTTTTCGGTGATCCCTTCCGCATACAAATGCCGGATCGAACCGGGCTTGCGTTTTTCGGGATCGACCTCTCCGATCAGTTCCCTCAGTTCCTCCACCGCATTGCGTTTTTCCAAAAGCACAGCGACGGTATCGGCAGAACACATAAAACTCACCAGCCTCTCAAAGAATTCCTTGCCGCGGTGCATCTCATAGAAACGCTCCGCTAGGTTTCTCGTGAATCTGATGACCTTGATGTTGGTGATGACAAAGCCGTGTTCCTCGATGATCGAGATGACATGTCCGACGTGACGATGCACAACGGCGTTGGGCTTGATCAGCAGAAGGCTTTGTTCGGTCATTTACGCGGATAGACAGTCTCGATGTAATCCAGAGCCGCCACTTTGATGGCGATGTCGCGGTTCAAAATCACGCTCATTTTGATCTTGTGTTTCAGGATATCGATCCATACATCGTTGACTTCGTTAGCTTTTAACTCGAAGCCGGTGTATTGTTTCAGCATGTCCTGATAGAATTCATCGCGATCGGAATCGACTCTGGCAATGACGAGTTTGTGGCTGTCGTGACATACGTCATAGTCCTTGTAGCGGACATCGACAACGGCATAACCGAGCTTGAGCAGGTTCTCAAAGTTTATTTGCAGATCATCGTTATTCGGCATCATTTATACTCCATACGTTTAATTTTCTCGACAAAATCCTGTCGGCAATTTTCTTGTTCCCACGCTTTGGTGAAAGTGCTTTAAGTCAAGAAGAATATTGGTCTTTACATAATTTTCCTGCGATACCAAGTATGCAAGGCTCTTCAGAATGGTGATTTAGCCCCATCCATATACGGATCGCTAGCATAGAATATAAATGACGGGTTTTTAAGAGGTTCAGATGCCGCTTTTCAAACTGACAACAGATTACAG
Protein-coding sequences here:
- a CDS encoding peptidoglycan DD-metalloendopeptidase family protein, whose amino-acid sequence is MSMLYRLISVLLLFFLTLALIGNELEEKMKQLQQVQKKLESAQTKVKQTETQKKQTESDIQRTASLKRRTDENLKTLVRQEGVKLDSLRSVSDRLSSVGDRIAQLNQLQNVQLDMLLRIDRSYRASQMQHRDHHFMAILTLNARNKINSLRGYQITLMQDKVFHQKEYIGVRGEVRKETVTSKTYGRQVQNLQQQQQQLTREQQNLQNQIAKLKKDAQELESLINKLTIVSGKEPQSYQFTAKKIAWPVRGKIIRAFGEESRAYGTSVVNNGIDIATPEGSNVIAADDGEVVFAERYGGQGNLVIIDHKNGFFTVYAYNSSISVSRGAKVKKGQVIAKSGMTGSASEPSLHFELRKDGKAINPLPYLD
- a CDS encoding site-specific DNA-methyltransferase, with translation MEGFGLRSLSGIKKNCYPGKWPNRFRDAWERLLQFNKNRLFKMYQDDVKVPIGDWAKNRLDNLSATDKTRDISKVGSGFGKNVSNWVGKETVFPTNVLHLATECGNRNHSAVFPYALPEWFIKLFTREGDLVLDPFMSSGTTIKAAKQLNRRAIGIDVNAEYYSQVRNYCGYANPTILRAYPDQFLEK
- a CDS encoding nucleoside-diphosphate kinase, with translation MTEQSLLLIKPNAVVHRHVGHVISIIEEHGFVITNIKVIRFTRNLAERFYEMHRGKEFFERLVSFMCSADTVAVLLEKRNAVEELRELIGEVDPEKRKPGSIRHLYAEGITENAVHASDTIAHAIREIKIVFG
- a CDS encoding Sua5/YciO/YrdC/YwlC family protein yields the protein MNLLREPPPQKLIKFLQKDDLQGKTILHYTGTMFGIGCRLSSGNALERIVKLKQRKENSGLIVLVPDLNWFDDAGISLPKSLKGLMGQYWPGNLTFVTECADQRFEKVELGGKVAFRVPQDSMLRFFIEQLGEPMISTSINVSTLPPENDLNRISKSYDSWFDFGLVPMMRNVDPEPKPSTVVEFIPAEKSDSMTDEIKCLREGSVPFYSIKESFHAPLIMFVCTANICRSPIADKLFNHLVKERGMNFRGDSCGLIQGGSMISINSMQLLMERGILDAQSHVSKKITSDLISAGRWVLTMEERQRDILRDWEPNSAHKIMTLNEIVGESGDIKDPYGSELDNYRGTFDLIEDRILRLIDLLSANKI
- the purL gene encoding phosphoribosylformylglycinamidine synthase subunit PurL, with translation MQEPLITDSLIAEHGISAEEYEYIKSILGRTPRWVEIGIFSVMWSEHASYKNSIKLLKTLPRDGEYILAKAGDENAGVVDIGDGIAICFKIESHNHPSALEPYHGAATGMGGILRDIFTMGARPVAALNSLRFGDPSDPRVRHLIEGVVHGIAEYGNCFGVPTVGGEVYCEPCYEGNPLVNAMAVGVMKHGQLAKSAAKGIGNLVVYVGAKTGRDGIHGATFASVELSHESAEMRTAVQVGDPFYEKLLLEATLEVIHSGLVIAIQDMGAAGLTCSSSEMAGKGEVGIELDVSLVPQRETGMTPYEIMLSESQERMLLIVEPMNFQAIQDIFHKWDLDAVVIGKVTEDKLLRIRYYETTVAEIPAEYLILGGKAPVYTRDMKKPDNQDAINAFDTHSVSEPTDITEVLTKLLASPNITSKEKIYRQYDHMVQIGTSVEPGSDAAVIAIKDSKKAIAMATDCNSRHCFLDPYEGTKAAVVEAALNVACSGAQPIAVTNCLNFGNPYKPEVYWSFSECIRGMGDACRALGTPVTGGNVSFYNENPSGAIYPTPVIGMLGLMQDVRKARTQFFERTGDAILLLGGHSNDIGGSEYLKTIHNTIAGKIAPIDLEQAKRLIDLIVELIEKDMIFSAHDVSDGGLLTAIAEACLKPKTLRGAVLDLDISGRADFFWFGEKTGRVIVSCAEDAISSIAELATNLGLEIHYLGKVIETPELIINKDIRIPVSNLYAAYTTGI
- a CDS encoding patatin-like phospholipase family protein, whose protein sequence is MSLSFFLFVSLSAAKLGYALSGGGARGYAHIGILKVLEETGFKPDYVAGTSIGAIIGALYSMGYSASEIEELALQLDWRELFDDSYQRKDLYIGQKRWAPYGNINLSFDEQWDHVIPTSVFIGNSINLKLFELYADASQYRDFSDLPIPFACVATDLISGIPVIFDKGSLMQAVRASMSIPSIIEPFEFDGKKYIDGGIAQNVPVSVVKSMGADVVIGLKVNSTLRGADNIKSFVDVIDQTINIGITRNLAEHLDDCDFLLEPLLAEFSATDFKNLKAIIDAGEVYARLNLDKLIAFRDSCGIGAANREVQIPPITLGKFRVSKIVCHGNKYVSGAKIKDYMGIVIGDQYGVPEIVEKCLTAWNSKLFYTIYPVLIPEEGSWHLHIYVKEKERRHLAFNASYTTERSSVAGLLFTMDNEILKNSSLRAAINLGGKTELVLDYVKNFGDFWGSYFRLFTYLNEDRIYIYRDNIKIGSVMALEYGLNGGVGVFANKVAIAEAFVYSYRNRLYRDVSATAPLDKNNLISGFGLKIYHESLDDFYFPMNGARISMKSNFSRQKEISDIIYSRIEGKMELWSPLFDFLSMKLALDYGSYFSKGEDMAVDPFYFGGSHAFRGYEKYEISAPIFRIYELAFRAKFHRNVFNTFALQGLNYASVDDWTQDDVTWALYSELGVKTFFGPIRVSTAIREKGNALFYVNVGYEFDTFHFSRN